In the genome of Drosophila yakuba strain Tai18E2 chromosome 3R, Prin_Dyak_Tai18E2_2.1, whole genome shotgun sequence, one region contains:
- the LOC6536023 gene encoding uncharacterized protein LOC6536023 isoform X2 gives MYNNPIKATNLEHRDVVLDILSDARVVGPLLQTGMFHADVNRRNYMYVFGHNSATGPFAHLPHSIMGEELAFIFGAPLAAAGPFPSGNYTVQEKLLSEAVMAYWTNFVKTGNPKAPWKGIFLNSHALEWDRYDLDWPEFNRRAQAYLNIGIPPTVGYKYRQIYMNFWNKELPDELNQIAAIQEQLQKPGQEVITGHMSKYGPRDHGAEDPVRTLKLLLQEPSLVGPTQSGESTETAAENMYNAPPTFGHVHKMQGGRDFEDLVTSKNPLESGEDQHQPPPETVAKSEATMQLLIALITIIIVLNLLIYGTFLLRQRRRRAKALPYPAPKLGGTILSYDGANDEELKRCSKSRDGDESFVLEMTRKSNTYEAIKTGQRSLSCSTVDTHTKVCEWMSSQEAPKSGSFNTATPPPQPILSDGRLIICQDIEVADAALLIPQHMHEPQHYEMLLQRQHSALTEPSEDILQQQYPLRNHNHSHSDPVDMILAADEQVTSFVHADDVDINVTSRDDSDGLEIIPLTAAQQLELLRQRNYPKVLPTEQDLINSSYKRNSLPPQNFNAPLPPPRTISNTLGRRRRDSSNITTSPLQVAKDCGGEDEDLKVPQISQNTLIVGPIVPKSPASSLKRVKRMPDSPAMTALSGSFQSFESVPPAHETTPPQGGERTECIYAIRPSQGSSSWAAPNGDLYAQPMKSPSRNSLIPRPTKPAESLSQAGVPPGGPAGESLGATGMATTSRIPQLQRQASGKDLQARTATDNTANPLGCQQRTDSTISSGSSASYASTTDSSSSSSTGTVRTELQQFLPAHGRSITTNI, from the exons ATGTACAACAATCCGATTAAGGCCACTAATTTGGAGCACCGTGACGTGGTCCTGGACATACTGTCTGATGCCCGCGTGGTCGGCCCACTCCTGCAAACCGGGATGTTCCACGCGGATGTCAATCGGCGCAATTATATGTACGTATTTGGCCATAACAGCGCGACGGGACCGTTTGCCCAC CTACCGCATAGCATTATGGGCGAGGAATTGGCGTTTATCTTCGGGGCTCCTTTGGCCGCCGCAGGTCCCTTTCCCAGCGGCAACTACACGGTGCAGGAAAAGCTGCTTTCCGAGGCGGTAATGGCATATTGGACGAATTTCGTAAAGACCGG AAATCCAAAGGCACCATGGAAGGGCATCTTCCTCAACTCACACGCCCTGGAGTGGGATCGCTATGACCTGGATTGGCCGGAATTCAACAGGAGGGCTCAGGCATACCTCAATATTG GCATTCCGCCAACGGTGGGCTACAAGTACCGCCAGATTTATATGAATTTCTGGAACAAAGAGCTCCCGGACGAACTCAACCAGATAGCGGCCATCCAGGAACAGCTCCAGAAGCCGGGTCAAGAAGTGATTACCGGTCACATGAGCAAGTACGGGCCGAGGGACCACGGAGCGGAGGACCCTGTGAGGACATTAAAGCTGCTCCTCCAGGAACCCAGTCTAGTTGGACCAACACAGAGTGGCGAATCCACCGAAACAGCGGCGGAAAATATGTACAATGCTCCTCCCACCTTCGGTCATGTGCACAAGATGCAGGGTGGTAGGGATTTCGAGGACCTGGTGACCTCCAAAAACCCACTGGAGAGCGGGGAGGATCAGCATCAGCCGCCTCCTGAAACAGTGGCCAAATCCGAGGCCACGATGCAACTACTGATCGCCCTAATTACCATTATAATAGTTCTCAATCTCCTGATTTACGGAACCTTTTTGTTGCGACAGCGCCGTCGAAGGGCCAAGGCCCTACCATACCCGGCACCTAAACTGGGCGGCACCATCCTCAGCTACGATGGAGCCAACGATGAGGAACTGAAGAGGTGCAGCAAGTCCCGTGACGGAGATGAAAGCTTCGTTCTGGAGATGACAAGGAAATCAAATACATATGAGGCCATCAAGACAGGCCAGAGATCGCTGAGTTGCTCTACAGTAGACACCCATACTAAAGTCTGTGAGTGGATGTCCAGTCAGGAAGCTCCGAAATCGGGTAGCTTCAACACGGCCACTCCACCTCCACAACCGATTTTATCCGATGGCAGGCTGATCATATGCCAGGACATAGAGGTGGCCGACGCAGCTCTACTCATCCCCCAGCACATGCACGAGCCGCAGCACTATGAGATGCTCCTGCAGAGACAACATTCGGCCCTAACCGAACCGAGTGAAGACATCCTGCAACAGCAATATCCCCTGAGGAACCACAACCATTCCCATTCGGATCCTGTGGACATGATCCTGGCTGCTGATGAGCAGGTTACCAGCTTTGTTCATGCCGACGATGTGGATATCAATGTGACGAGTAGAGACGACTCCGATGGTCTGGAGATTATACCTTTGACGGCTGCTCAGCAATTGGAGCTTTTGCGCCAGCGTAATTACCCCAAGGTCCTGCCCACAGAACAGGATTTAATTAACAGCAGCTATAAGAGAAATTCCCTGCCGCCACAGAATTTCAACGCTCCTTTGCCGCCGCCGCGAACCATTAGCAACACTCTTGGCAGGAGGCGGAGGGATAGCAGCAACATAACCACTTCGCCACTCCAAGTGGCTAAGGATTGTGGAGGCGAAGACGAGGACCTCAAGGTGCCCCAAATCTCACAGAACACTCTCATTGTGGGTCCTATTGTGCCCAAATCACCCGCCTCCAGTCTTAAGCGAGTGAAGAGAATGCCGGACTCTCCGGCAATGACGGCTCTCAGCGGATCCTTTCAATCCTTCGAATCCGTACCGCCGGCCCACGAAACCACGCCCCCTCAGGGAGGCGAGCGGACCGAGTGCATCTACGCGATTAGGCCCAGTCAAGGAAGTTCCAGCTGGGCGGCGCCCAATGGCGATTTATACGCGCAGCCCATGAAATCGCCCTCGAGGAACTCGCTCATTCCCAGACCCACAAAGCCGGCGGAGTCTCTGTCCCAAGCAGGAGTCCCGCCAGGAGGACCAGCTGGGGAATCGCTTGGAGCAACGGGAATGGCCACAACAAGCCGCATTCCTCAACTGCAGCGGCAGGCTTCCGGAAAGGATTTGCAAGCAAGAACGGCAACTGACAACACCGCAAATCCTTTGGGATGCCAGCAGCGAACCGATTCCACAATATCATCGGGCTCGTCGGCATCCTATGCCTCGACCACggactcctcctcctcctcgtccacTGGAACCGTACGCACCGAGCTGCAGCAGTTCCTGCCAGCTCACGGCAGAAGTATTACAACCAATATATAG